In Sedimentibacter sp. MB31-C6, one genomic interval encodes:
- a CDS encoding recombinase family protein yields the protein MAKKVRKIEPVKQKVILELQPKKRVCAYCRVSTDSREQQNSFSAQVEYYKTFIGKRDDWEYTGIYADEAKSGTQVKKRDEFLRMIKDCEDGKIDMIITKSVTRFARNTVDSIEAIRKLKALGIGVYFEKEHINTLSEKSEQMITILSSLAQGEAESISTNNKWAVKKRFQDGTFKLSDPAYGYTKDEDGNLIIKEDEAKIVRRIFHEYLNGKGSYVIARYLNDDNVPTIRSAEEWQDSVVKEILQNPIYEGDLLLQKTYTTEVLPFERKTNKGELPQYFIENNHEPIITRKEGRMVRDIYEYRRNQMGVDDSGKYQNRYEFSSKIICKECGNIFRRQKIYIGKPYEKIQWCCVQHIRDISKCSMKAVREDIIKETFLTMWNKLLSNHTDILYPLLESLKNLRTDHEQEEEIKKLNNRIMELTEQSHILSRVVSKGYIDSAIFIERQNALTVELEAIKKMRNQCLDDNGYEKEIVGTVRLLEIIRYNPEIIEKYDENLFIHTVENIIIGENSEITFKLINNLELTEYYGK from the coding sequence ATGGCAAAGAAAGTAAGAAAAATAGAACCTGTAAAGCAAAAGGTAATCTTAGAATTACAACCTAAAAAACGAGTTTGTGCCTACTGCAGAGTAAGTACTGATTCAAGAGAACAACAGAATTCCTTTTCTGCACAAGTAGAATATTACAAGACTTTTATCGGAAAAAGAGATGACTGGGAATACACAGGAATCTACGCTGATGAAGCCAAAAGTGGTACACAAGTAAAAAAACGTGATGAATTTCTACGGATGATAAAAGACTGTGAAGACGGCAAAATTGATATGATCATTACAAAATCCGTCACAAGGTTTGCTAGAAATACAGTAGACAGTATTGAGGCTATCAGAAAGCTAAAAGCACTTGGTATCGGGGTATATTTTGAAAAAGAACATATTAATACCCTATCAGAAAAAAGTGAGCAGATGATCACCATACTAAGCTCTCTTGCACAAGGAGAGGCAGAAAGCATCTCCACTAATAACAAGTGGGCAGTTAAAAAGAGATTTCAAGATGGAACATTTAAACTTAGCGATCCTGCTTATGGATATACCAAGGATGAAGATGGAAATCTAATAATAAAAGAAGATGAAGCAAAGATTGTCCGTAGAATTTTTCATGAATATCTAAATGGCAAAGGCTCATATGTAATAGCAAGGTATTTAAATGACGATAATGTCCCAACGATACGTTCAGCAGAAGAATGGCAAGACAGTGTAGTAAAAGAAATCTTACAAAATCCCATCTACGAGGGAGACTTATTATTACAAAAGACATATACAACTGAGGTACTTCCCTTTGAAAGAAAAACAAATAAAGGGGAACTGCCTCAGTATTTTATTGAAAACAATCACGAACCCATTATTACAAGAAAAGAAGGGCGGATGGTCCGAGATATTTATGAATATCGAAGAAATCAAATGGGAGTAGATGATAGTGGAAAATACCAAAACAGATATGAATTTAGCAGCAAAATCATCTGCAAGGAATGTGGTAACATTTTTAGGAGACAAAAGATTTATATCGGTAAACCGTATGAAAAAATTCAGTGGTGCTGTGTCCAGCATATAAGGGATATAAGTAAATGCAGTATGAAAGCTGTAAGGGAGGATATTATAAAAGAAACCTTCCTAACCATGTGGAATAAACTTCTAAGCAATCATACAGATATTTTATATCCACTACTTGAATCCTTGAAGAATTTAAGAACTGATCATGAGCAGGAAGAAGAAATTAAAAAACTAAATAATAGAATTATGGAATTAACAGAGCAGAGTCATATCCTTAGTAGAGTTGTATCTAAAGGATATATTGACTCTGCTATTTTTATAGAAAGACAAAATGCTCTGACTGTAGAACTTGAAGCCATTAAGAAAATGAGGAATCAATGTCTTGATGATAACGGTTATGAAAAAGAAATCGTAGGAACAGTAAGGCTGCTAGAAATAATAAGGTATAATCCAGAGATTATAGAAAAGTATGACGAAAACCTATTTATCCATACAGTGGAAAATATCATTATCGGAGAAAATAGTGAGATTACCTTCAAGCTAATAAACAACCTAGAACTGACAGAGTATTATGGAAAGTGA
- a CDS encoding sigma factor-like helix-turn-helix DNA-binding protein, protein MGFNYSREKLIFDREWEKLCGQYKKAGMSEKAIQELYEFDWSWFRMRRNYENRVQAIPEENIDEQNAETRSNLFQRFASLSTSFDEMEFSGRYAWIDTISDDALSRKLRDLSDDELELLTLLAIEGYTQREIARKMHCSQNAISKRLIKIKRILKEK, encoded by the coding sequence ATGGGTTTTAATTATAGTAGAGAAAAGTTGATATTTGATAGAGAATGGGAAAAGTTATGTGGACAATACAAAAAAGCAGGAATGAGTGAGAAGGCAATACAGGAGCTATATGAATTTGATTGGAGCTGGTTTCGTATGAGAAGAAACTACGAAAATCGTGTACAAGCTATACCAGAAGAAAATATAGATGAGCAAAATGCAGAAACACGCTCCAATTTATTTCAGAGGTTTGCATCTTTATCTACAAGTTTTGATGAAATGGAGTTTTCAGGACGTTATGCTTGGATAGATACTATTTCTGATGATGCACTTTCTAGAAAACTAAGAGATTTAAGTGATGATGAATTAGAACTTTTAACCTTATTGGCTATAGAAGGATATACGCAGCGTGAAATTGCAAGGAAAATGCACTGTTCACAAAATGCCATCTCTAAAAGATTAATCAAAATAAAAAGAATTTTAAAAGAAAAATAA
- a CDS encoding ImmA/IrrE family metallo-endopeptidase, producing the protein MIDSFKIYKKANALVKRIGTRDTRQIANELGIKIYYESYNDLLGMYTYRWKQRVIFINNNLDDHMRQMVLAHEIGHDIFHRNLASHGLKEFELFDMKNTTEYEANIFGSHLLIDNDEVLALARDGYDIVQISSMLNSHINLLLIKMQEMNKMGYDFNVPYRPEGDFLKKIKV; encoded by the coding sequence TTGATTGACTCTTTCAAAATATATAAGAAAGCAAATGCTCTTGTCAAACGTATAGGGACAAGGGATACCAGACAGATTGCCAATGAACTTGGTATTAAGATTTATTATGAGAGTTACAATGACCTATTGGGCATGTATACCTATCGTTGGAAGCAACGTGTGATCTTTATTAATAATAATTTAGATGACCATATGAGACAGATGGTATTAGCTCATGAAATCGGTCATGACATTTTTCATAGAAATTTAGCTAGTCATGGTCTTAAGGAATTTGAGCTTTTTGATATGAAAAACACTACCGAATACGAAGCCAATATCTTTGGTTCTCATTTGTTAATTGACAATGATGAGGTATTAGCTCTAGCACGTGATGGTTATGATATAGTGCAGATTTCAAGCATGCTAAATTCACATATTAATCTGCTGCTGATAAAAATGCAGGAAATGAATAAAATGGGGTATGATTTTAATGTACCTTATCGTCCTGAAGGTGATTTTTTGAAGAAGATAAAAGTATAA
- a CDS encoding SHOCT domain-containing protein, producing MTKEQTAKEVEYKMALKLLKILLCRGIITDVEYAKIDELNRQTFSPQLAKVYV from the coding sequence ATGACAAAAGAGCAAACAGCGAAAGAAGTAGAATATAAAATGGCTTTAAAACTGCTAAAGATCTTACTTTGTAGAGGAATTATAACGGATGTAGAATATGCAAAAATTGATGAATTAAATCGTCAGACCTTTTCTCCACAACTTGCAAAAGTATATGTGTAA
- a CDS encoding helix-turn-helix transcriptional regulator has product MRFGEKLRDLRKGKDMTQTELAKEIGVSLRTIISYENSNSYPKKREVYSKLAAFFNVDINYLLTEDEEFITKAKAKYGNRGARQAEDLVAEIGGLFAGGELSETDKDAVMRSLQQAYWDAKEENKKYTPKKYRTDDDNNNN; this is encoded by the coding sequence ATGAGATTTGGAGAAAAACTTAGAGACTTACGGAAAGGGAAAGATATGACCCAGACTGAATTGGCAAAAGAAATCGGTGTTTCGCTACGCACAATTATTAGCTATGAAAATAGTAACAGCTATCCAAAGAAACGAGAAGTTTATTCCAAATTAGCTGCATTTTTTAATGTAGATATTAATTATCTTTTAACAGAAGACGAGGAATTTATCACAAAGGCCAAAGCTAAATATGGTAATCGTGGTGCAAGACAAGCTGAAGACTTAGTTGCTGAAATTGGTGGGTTATTTGCAGGTGGTGAATTATCAGAAACAGATAAGGATGCTGTTATGCGCTCCTTACAACAAGCTTATTGGGATGCCAAAGAGGAAAACAAGAAGTATACTCCTAAAAAATATAGAACAGATGACGATAATAATAATAATTAA